The sequence GACAAGAAAACAAGAAATAAAAGCAAGTGCCCCCAATAAAGTGGTGAGCATAAACGTAGCATTCCACCCGAACCAACTAGCGATAACCGTGCCTATAGGGACCCCCGCAACATTGGCGAGGGTGAAACCACCGAACACGAAGGATATTGCAATCCCTCGTTTAGTAATAGGCATTGTCTCGCTAGCTACAATCATAGCTAGCGAGATGAGCACCCCTGTTACAATCGCAGTCATCATTCGTAGTCCAAGCAGGACGGTGTAGCTTGCCGTCACCGCAGATAATGCATTCAAGATGGTGAAGGCACCGATCAAATACAACATCCACTTTCGCTTCGGAAAATGACTGGTGGTAGACATGACAATTGGAGTTGCAATGGCAAATGTAATCGCAAACGCAGAGACGAGTGTCCCTGCTTTAGGGTTGGTTATATTAAGTCCCGAAGATATTTCGGATAAGATTCCAACGATAACAAATTCGCTTGTCCCGAGCACGAAAGTTAATAAAGCTAGTGTCAAGATGAGCACCCAGTGTCTCGTCGTTAATTTTGTATTGTGCATAAGTCCCTCTTTTCTTAGGTGAATAGATCTAATTCTCTTGGTAGATAAGCAATTTATTAATCATACCATAGATCATTTTGCTATAGTAAATCTTCATTTGACTAAGGTATCTGTTATTCTCTTGATAAAAAAACTATACTATCTCCATTTCAAACGAATCACTACGACCGTCCCCGCTAATTCAATTTATCGTTTTCTAATCCAACTTCCGTAAAATGCAACTGATTTTTGGTCGAGGTTAAGTAATGTAAGCTTGATGAAAATTTGTAAAAAGTTTGGGGATATTAAGGATAATCTCCCCAAACAACTGAGTATTAAGGAAAAATAGGAGAAAAAGTTCATTCTGGATAAATTTAGATTAATTGTACAAAATAACTGAGCGAAAAGGAGGTGAGAGAATGCCAAACCTTAATGATAATAAATTCAAAAAGATTCAGTCTGAAAGTCAGAAGCAAGGGAAGTCTCAAGAGGAATATGCTGCTGAGCTTGAAAGAAATAAAATGAACAGTCAAAAAAGAAAGTAACCTCTTCAAGACGATGAGAAAAAGAGTTCAAGTTCCTTACATAGTTATTTATCAATGGGATTTGGATCTAAGAAAAGCGATGTCTACTTAAAACGTAGACATCGCTTTTCTTAAGCGACCAAATGAGTAGAGGTTCCATTATTCTAAGACCTTACTATTTTCCTAGTTCGTAGTTCACTTTGAACCTTAACCCTTCGCACTTGCGGTGGGGTGGGTATTCTTCGCATGCAAGGATGGAAGTTGTAGCAGCGCGTATAGGGTATTCGTTTCTAATTCTTTTTTTACTCTCAAATCATCCTTCATAGTATCACCCACTGCATAATAAAACTAACTGTCCGAACAGACAGTTAGTTTTATTATGTGTTTAACTGAAAAAGCCTAAAATAAAAAAACTGATACGGCTGTCACCAAAAAACTCCTTGAAATCGCATGTTTTTCGTAGCTTTAAAATATCCATTTCAATTAGCCGTTTAGTTAATGGGTGGCTGCTAAAAGGATAAACATCATTAGAAGTGAACCAACGGATAAGCTTCCTTTTATGAAGGGTTAGGCTAGCGAGGGGGTCGCTAAGAATAATGTCGTTTCAATGATTGAATATAAAAAATAGGTTAAAAGAATTATAAAAAGTGTTGTGGGCGATAAGCTGGATTGATCAATCAGCTCTTCTGTCATTCAAGGGTGTTTGCTTAGTCTGCAATCAATTTCTATAAAATCTTTGCTCATTTTCATGAATGGGAATAGGTGAATATTGGTCATCTCTAGAACATCGTAGACGACAAAAAAGGAGAGAATCTTTGTTCATCTCCTTTAAGAAATTTTTACTCCTCTTTCAAAATGATTCATATCGGTTAATTCTAAAATGTATTCGTAGTTCATCAGGGACCGTTGAAGATTTGCAATTTCTTCTGATGGTAAACTAGGGACCTTCATTTTATTCAATACTTCTTGCTTCAAAACTTCTAGCTTTTCTTTTGTCACTTCGTATTCCATGTACAGCATCCTTTCTTACTTTTGAATGATTTGCAGTTTGTATCAGCAAAAATTAAATGAAATAAGAAGGGTTTATCTATAGTATAGGGAATTTAATTAGACTATAATGTGATAATTTGTGAAACTTATCAAAACTTTTGTGATTATTTTCACATAATTAATGTACTTCTATGCACCGCTTCACACTCTTTGTTTACCCCATATTTCTAGATCTTATCAAACTCGCACCTCAGTCAATGCTTCAAGCCAGATAAATGTAATCCACAAACCCAATGAATATTTCCGCGATTTTTCGTTTGAAAAAATTGAAGTTCACTCACGTAGATGATAGGCAAAGAAACGAAGGACATAGATAATGAAACTAGTTCCTAGGCTATCGGTTTTGGCCCTACAAAGTAGCCTGTAACTTCTAACATAAATCTAATTTAATCTTTAAACGCAATCCATAATATGAATGAGCAGCGGTTAATTTCAGCCGCTGCTCTTTTTAGTAGGCTCTATAGTTTAATTATAGATGAAATCCTCCATTTTGCTGTTGATACCTGTCAAAACTAAACGAAAAGATGCTCCGAAACAAAGAAATATCACCGTTTATAGACGGATTCGAAAAGCCACAATCTTTGCGAAAACAGCATGATAGGATTGTTTATTTTACCGTGATGACCATTGTGAGTCCGCTTTTTGTTTTCGACCAGGAAGTACCTTCCACAAAAACTTAGCTACTGGATTCGTGAAGTTATACTGCTTCCCATTATCAACAATGAAATGTTTTCCGTCACAATGTACATCTTTTTTCCCTAAGCTAACTGCAAGTGCGCATTCGCCACCGTATTCTGGTTTAGTATTATTCATAAAATTTATATCCTCCTAAAATAATGATGAAGTTGATTCTATCTGTTTTATTCAGTGCTGTTTGTCGTTACTGTAAATAGGCATTTAATGTATCTTCTAAAAAGCTAGTCCAACCGTGGTTATGATTTTCAGCAGCTTCTTGACTAGGGAGATCAGAGTGGGAGATGATAACGTCTGTATTCTCCCCTTGTTCTAAAAACTCAACCGTTACTTTGGTTAAAGGGAATTCGTTATCCTGATCAATCCATTTCCAAGTAAAGACAAGTTTTTCATAGGGGATAATCTCTTGGTATTGACCTGCTACGACGTGTAATTCGCCATTTGGAGCAAGCATATTAAATTTATATCTTCCGTTTACTTCAAGGTTCATCTCAACAATGGTGGTTTTAAAACCAGCTGGACCCCACCACTTTTCTAATTCTTCTGGCCTTGTCCAAGCACGATAAACTCTTTCAATATTCACAAGAAACGTTTTACTAAGTTGTAACGTGAAGTCATGAGGGTTATTCTTCGTGATCATGTTCATTTCCTCCTAATTCGTAATCAGTATTCAATAACTAGTATTCTAAACTGGATAACGGAGTATCCCTAAATCGCTTCAGACTGTTTACGTAACGCGAAGGATTATTGAGTGCAATGTATTGAAGGGGTTCAAATTTATATCTTCCTACTTTGCTATTCTTGACTAACCTGGTGATATCTAAAAACTTCAGATGCTATAGTGTTTTTTCCTTATGATAGTCGTTTGAAAATGGCTTTTTCCGTATTTTTTGTTGCGGATGGATCTGCTAAATCAAAAGGTTTGATAAAGTTAATCGATATAATAGTTAACCGTGTAGTTAACTATATGATAATTTATATTGAAATGCAACTATTTTTAAAACAAATTGATGCTTGTTTAGTAAGTAGATTACAAAAATTGATGAAGTAAAATGTTTAATCTACCCTCACATTTAACTAATTTCTGAACGAATCTCTATAATAATAGCTGTGCATATACTAACTGTAATGGCGAATCCCATAATCATCATGGTCATGCGTAAGTCCCCCTTCTTTTTGAATTGAATCGTTTTTTCAGTTGTTTAAATACGGTGCTTGGAAAATTTATAATATAGCGATCTAGCCCGATTCGGCCTGCACTAGTAGCAAAGAGAACAAGAAGAACATGAAG comes from Bacillus sp. 2205SS5-2 and encodes:
- a CDS encoding SRPBCC family protein — encoded protein: MITKNNPHDFTLQLSKTFLVNIERVYRAWTRPEELEKWWGPAGFKTTIVEMNLEVNGRYKFNMLAPNGELHVVAGQYQEIIPYEKLVFTWKWIDQDNEFPLTKVTVEFLEQGENTDVIISHSDLPSQEAAENHNHGWTSFLEDTLNAYLQ
- a CDS encoding DUF3896 family protein gives rise to the protein MEYEVTKEKLEVLKQEVLNKMKVPSLPSEEIANLQRSLMNYEYILELTDMNHFERGVKIS